The Pongo pygmaeus isolate AG05252 chromosome 20, NHGRI_mPonPyg2-v2.0_pri, whole genome shotgun sequence sequence gccatgcccaactaatttttttatttttagtagagacggggcttcaccatgttggctaggctggtatcaaactcctgacctcaagagatccacccgcattggcctcccaaaacgaTGGGAagacaggggtgagccaccacgcctggccctttttttttttttttttttggagtcttgctctgtcgcccaggctggagtgcagtggcgcgatcttggttcattgcaagctccgcctcctggattcacgccattctcctgcctcagcctcccgagcagctgggactgcaggcgcccgccaccacgcccggctaattttttttgtgtgtgtgtatttttagtaggaacggagtttcaccgtattagccaggatggtctcgatctcttgacctcgtgatctgccctcctcagcctcccaaagtgctgggatttcaggcatgagccactgcacccggcattttttttttttttaagagatgagtctcactctgtcagccaggctggagtgcagtggcgtgatagctcactgcagcgtcgacCTCcatggctcaagcaatccttccacctcagtaccctgaggagctgggattacaggcatgcgccaccaagcccagccagtttttgtattttttgtagaggtggggtttctccgtgttgcccaggctgttcttgaactcctgagctcaggcaatccacctgccttggcctcccaaagtgctgggatgacaggcatgagccaccgtacctggcaagaaatctttataaataaataaattaattaattaatggacTTGGAAGAACTACGAAGATGTTGGGTGAGAAATTTAGGACACAGTCCCAAGACCCACAAGGATATAGGAACCAAAGAAGCAAAGGCCCAATTATGGAAAATTCCCAGTTGGGGAAGGCTATGTGGATGTGATAGGGTTTAGAGGAGGGACTGCAGCAGCCTCAGCTACCATGGTAAGTGCTGTCAGTTGCCTGCTCATATCTGTTTGACCACCTCAGAGCCTTTAGGCCTCTCTCCCAGCTGCCCACACTTGTTTCCTGGCCTAAGGGCTTTTTCTGGTCACTGAGGCATTTTGCCTGCTGGAGAAGCAAGATGGAAATATTGAGAAGTTAAGAGCCCTCAGGAACAGCCCTCAGCATGACTAATGAGGCTTGGtggataaataccccagctccgtCCTCCTGAGCTGGGCTGACTCTGCGATGCCTGCTCTCTGCTGCCCCCTAGAGGTCCCCTATGGGACTGCGTCTCAGTTGTCCACAGTGAGAACTTGTTCCTTCCCCATTTCACTCCCCTACTGCCCTATTGTGGTTTTCTGGGATTACCTCCTAGATAAATGACTTACAGTCAGATCCTTATCTCAGGGTGTCCTTCTGGGGACCCCGGTGAAGACACCTAGGAAATGAGCATGGGAAGGAGAGCCAACTCTAACTGGTCTTTATTCCTTTGTCACTCAGGGAATTTCACTGTCGGGGTCCCCTATCGAATCACTGTGACCGCAGTCTCTGCTTCAGGCTTGGCCTCTGCACCCTCCATCTGGGGGTTCAGGGAGGAACTAGGTAAGAGTGGGGCTGGAGGATGGGGGGCTCCTGTAACCCAGGCCGGCCTTGACCTACTGCCTTCCTCCCCAGCACCACTAGTGGGGCCAACGCTTTGGCGACTCCAAGATGCCCCTCCAGGAACCCCCGCCATAGCGTGGGGAGAGGTCCCAAGGCACCAGCTTCGAGGCCACCTCACCCACTACACCTTGTGTGCACAGAGTGGAACCAGCCCCTCCGTCTGCATGAATGGTGAGCTTCCCTGCCTGCCGACCTGTCCTCCCAGCCCCCACAAGACCCACCCATCAGTCAACCCCACCCCTTGTCCCCACGTGGGCCTCTTTGGCCCAGGGACCATACATGGTGTCTTCAATTCCCTCTTGGCTATCAATGTAACGAGCTGTCATTCGGCCATTAAAAATGAGGATGCCAATCTATATTTATTGACATTGAAAGATGCTTGTCATATTTTATTAGTGAAAAAGATAAAAGGATGTTAAAGTTCCGTGGTatggttccattttttttttttttttttttttgagacagagtctcgctttgtcaccaggctggagtgcaatggcgcgatctcagctcactgcaacctccgcctcctgggttcaagcaattctcctgcctcagcctcctgagtagctgggattacaggcgcatgccaccatgcccggctaatttttgtatttttagtagagacggggtttcaccatgttggtcagactggtcttgaactcctgacctcgtgatccacccgcctcagtctcccaaagtgcggggattataggtgtgagccactgtgactggcctatatataattttaaaaatatatatagaaggcccagcatggtgggtcatgcctgtaatcccagcactttaggaggccaaggcaggcagatcacttgaggtcaggagttcgagaccagcctggccaacatggtgaaacctcatctctactaaaaatacaaaaattagccaggcctggtggcacagcctgtagtccagctactcagaaggtggctgaggcactagaattgcttggacccgggaggtggaggttgcagtgagccaagatcatgcaaagACAAACTAAATAATATCTAAGCAGTGTATGAGATGGTGATAAGTGCTGAGTAGAGAATGAAGCaaggggctgggcaaggtggctcacacctataatcccagcactttgggaggccgaggtgggcagatcacctgaggtcaggagtttgagaccagtctgaccaatatggtgaaacccagtctctactaaaaatataaaaattagccagatgtggtggcgggcacctgtagtcccagctactcaggaggctaagacagcagaattgcttgaacccaggaggcagagggtgcagtgagctgagatcacacgactgcactccatcctgggcaacagagtgttacagagcgagactccatctcaaaaaaaaaaaagagaatcaaacAAGGAAGGTGGGTGGTGAAGGGGGTGCAATTTCAAATAGAGCGGGGTCAAGGAAAGCCTCACGGAAGAGGTGACCTTTGAGCGAAGACCTAAAAGAGATGAGAAGGGAGCCATGTGGATACCTGGGAGAGAGTGTTGCAGACAGCAGGAAgagcacatgcaaaggccctgtggtaggCCTGACCACCTCCCCAACTTCTTTGGTTGTGTTCTCCAGTGAGTGGCAACACACAGAGTGTCACCCTGCCTGACCTTCCTTGGGGTCCCTGTGAGCTGTGGGTGACAGCATCTACCATCGCTGGACAGGGCCCTCCTGGTCCCATCCTCCGGCTTCATCTACCAGGTAGGGGGGTTAGGATGGGATTGCCACAGGGAGGGGATGTGCTCCACTGAGAGGGAGAGGTAGCATCTGGAGTCATTACTTGGAAGCTGGGTGCAGTaggggctcacccctgtaatcctaacactctgggaggctgaggcaggtagatcacttgagcccaggagttcgagaccagcctgggcaacatagtgagaccccatctctacaaaaaataaaacaattacctggatgtggtagcatgtgccttcGGTCCCAGctcctggagaggctgaggctcaaggattgcttgagctgaggagttggaggctgcagtatgccgattacaccactgcactccagcctgggcaacaaagcaagaccctgtctttaaaaaattaagaattgccaggcgcagtggctcatgcctgtaatctcagcactttgggaggccgaggcgggtggatcagttgaggtcaggagtttgagaccagcctggccaatgtggtgaaaccccatctctactaaaaatacaaaaattagctgggtgtggtggcatgcggctgtaaccctagctacttgggaggctgagagaggagaattgcttgaacccaggaggcggaggttgcagtgagctgagatctcaccactgcactccagcctgggcaacagggcaagactccgtctcaaaaataaaaataaaaaatgaaataaaataaaaaattaagaatgatCTCTTCCCTACCGTACCAGATAACACCCTGAGGTGGAAAGTTCTGCTGGGCGTCCTATTGTGGGGCTTGTTCCTGATGGGGTGTGGCCTGAGCCTGGCCACTTCTGGAAGGTGAGGCTGTCGGATACACGCATCTCTACCCACGTGGGGAAGGCAGCTGGGCATTTCGCTGAGCTTCCAGGGGGCTTGAAGGGAGGCCTCAGGGCGCAGTCACATTCATGAACCCTGCACCCTGGGCTGGGGCATCTGGCCATCTGGATCCGCTGCCCTGACTCCTCCTGTCTTGCCAGGTGCTACCACCTAAGGCACAAAGTGCTGCCCCGCTGGGTCTGGGAGAAAGTTCCTGATCCTGCCAACAGCAGTTCAGGGCAGCCCCACATGGAGGTGAGTCAAAGGGCCGGCTAGTCGGAGCCCTCTGGGGGACTGGGGAGTcctggggcagtggggagggggtgAGGTGTGGGtcagggaggccagggcaggattACAGGCTCATCTCTTCCCAGCAAGTGCCTGAGGCCCAGCCCCTTGGGGACTTGCCCATCCTGGAAGTGGAGGAGATGGAGCCCCCGCCGGTTATGGAGTCCTCCCAGCTCCCCCAGGCCACCGCCCCGCTTGATTCTGGGTATGAGAAGCACTTCCTGCCCACACCTGAGGAGCTGGGCCTTCTGGGGCCCCCCAGGCCACAGGTTCTGGCCTGAACCACACGTCTGACTGGGGGCTGTCAGCCAGGCCAGAGGGATGCTCACACAGGTTGCACCCCAGTCCTGGATTAGCCCTCTTGATGGATGAAGACACTGAGgactcagagaggctgagtcaCTTGCCTCAGGACACCCAGCCAGGCAGAGCTAGGATTGAAGGACCCCTATAGAGAAGGGCTTGGCCCCCATGGGGAAGACATGGATGGAAGGTGGAGCAAAGGAAAATACATGAAATTGAGAGTGGCAGCTGCCTGCCAAAATCTGTTCCGCTGTAACAGAACTGCATTTGGaccccagcacagtggctcacgcctgtaattccagcactttggcaggccaaggtggaaggatcacttaaagctaggagtttgagaccagcctgggcaatatagcaagacccctcactacaaaaataaaacatcaaaaacaaaaacaattagctgggcatgatggcacacacctgtagtcccagccacttgggaggctgaggtgggaggatcagttgagcccaggagttcaaagctgcagggacctctgattgcaccactgcactccaggctgggtgacagaatgagaccttatctcaaaaataaattaattaataaaaagcaaaaaaaaaaaaaaagaagaaaaaactgcatttgggcaccatctcagctccctTGCAGCCAGGTGCAGCATGGACCGAGTTTTTGACAACAGAATGTGGTCAGAAGTGACATGTGCCAACACAGGGTCTGGGTGGGGGCTCCCCCACACCCTTTCGTTGCCTATGAGCTGGAACATAACACATGCCTATGATCCAGCTTTGGTCATACTCAAGGGGAAGGTGGagcaagaaatgaaaaggaacctGAATCCCTGAATGACCGCATGGATAGAACcactgagaaaaataaacttttataattttatagctATGGTAGCTTTGAGGtctttttgttacagcagctcaatCTATACTCTCACTGATTCATAATCCTTGACTGTAGCAGGGTTAAGCCTCAAACTTCCCACCAGGAGATGATGCTGTGATTCTGTGCTGACTACACACACATTCAAGCCATCTTGAGTGCTTTCACGTTTTATTTTCAAGTATAAAGGCTTCATCGCAGAAGGAGGCCAGGGTCACAGGCAGTGGGCAAGGGGTCTGGAAGCCCAGGTGTAGGTGGATGTGCAGGCTAGCTGGCTCCCAGGTGCCACGGCCAGTCCTGTGGTACCCTGTCTGCACCTGGGACCCTCTTCTGGGTGCCAAGAGGCCGAGGTAGCTGTGAGAGGAGCTGGACATGGGGTGGAGGGGCGTGGGTTCACATGACCTCACAACACTGGCACGTCTTTTGCTTAGGGCCGCTTGCCTCTTCACCCTCGGTGGGCGCAGATGGCTCAGGCTGCTGGGCAGGCGCATAGGTGGGTACAGGGTGGGCACTGGGGTTGGCGCTGGGCCCCTCCCCCTGAAGCAGTGGCTGGCATTCGGTGGGCTGCTCTGGGGCTGGGGTCTCTGCCAGAAGGGGTGTGGCATCCCCCAAGGGGCCTTGGCCCTCAGCAGCGGTTTGGGGCTTCACTCCTTCCTCCTCCGGGGCTCCTACTGGCTTCTCCTGGGGCTGGGGTCCTTCCTCCTCTGGCCTTGTCTCCGTGTTAGCCTCAAGGGGAGGCCCTGCCTCAttcacctcctctgcctgggattCACTTCCTTCCCTGGACCCCTGTTGTTCTAGATTCAGATCTCCCTCGGTCCCTTGGGTCTTCTCTGTCTCCAATGATTCCTCACCTCCCCTTTTCTCTGCCTCCAgtgtctcctcccctccctttctctctgcctccagtgtctcctcccctccctttctctctgcctccagtGGTTCTTCGGTTGCCTCTGGCTCTTCCTCACCTCCTTTCTTCTCTACTCCCAATGGTTCTtctacttcctcctcctctgcccctcgcttttcctcatctccttccttctctgcccTCAAATGTCCCTCAGCTTTTCTCTCTACGCCCAGTGGTTCCTCAACTCCTTCCCTCTCTGTTCCCAGCTTTTCTGCACCTCCTCTGCTCTCCAGCTCCAActtcttctctcctcctttcctctctaccACCGGCGACATCTCCGCTCCATCCCTCCCTGTCCCTGGCTTTTCCTCACTTCCTACTCCCATGGATTCTTCCgcttttctcttctctgcctcccaggtctcCTCGCCTCCTCCCGTCTCGGCCCCCTCGGCCCCCAGCGGGCTTtcatctcctctctccctccctgccaccTCGGGCCCTTCCAACCCCTCCACCAGCAGCTCCTCCCACTCTTCACTGAGAGTCACTCTCTCCACCCAAATGAAGGATCCCTCCTCTCCTCCAGAGCCTCCCTGCCCGTCACCCTCAGGGCTGCCCCGGGGCACATCTTCCCCTTCTATGGAAGCTGCTGCCTCTAATCTCTCCTGGAGCCTAGGCAAGCTGGTCTGCACGACCTCAGGGACCGTGCCTACCTCCCCCACCGCCTCTGCATCGCTGCCGCCCACCCCCTCCCAGACCACCTCCACGATGCCCCTCTCCTCCTTTACCCAGGCCGGGAGCTCCAGGCTACCAGCTCCCTTCCTGTCTCCAATGGCTTCCAGCACCACTtcctccaccttagcctccagctCGGGGCCCGTGGCCCCTGTGGCACAGTCGTCTGTGGCCCTCAGCCCTTCCCACACCACGCTCACTACGCCCCCTCCTTTGGCCTCGCCCACCTGCCCTTCAGATGGCACCGCCCTCTGACTTAGCCCCTGCTCTGGagtggggatggggctggggcaTGGGCCGTTGGCTTCTGAGGAGTCCCCTGCTGCCCTGGGGACCTGCCTCGGGGCTGGCAGAAACCCCATGACATCCTCCCTGGGCTCAGAAGGGGACTCTGGAGGCGTGCCCACTAGTCCGGCTGGCAGGGAGGCTCTCTTGTTCAGATCAGTCTGGCCTGGGGGAGTCAGAGGACAAAAGGGAAGACGGTTAAGATGGAACAAAAGGACTGCCATCCACACTCCCCTTGAGTCACCCTCTCACACCCAGGCTCTGGGGTGACCTGACCCCCAGACCTAGGGGCTCCCACACTTACCTACAGAAACTGCCTCGACAATGGACTGGGAGAGAGGACGGTGACCCTGCAGAGATGGCAGAGACATAGTCAGGCTGGCCCTCAtccccacctccagcctcccTGCATGCTAGgctcccaccccaccacccccaaaTACCCTCAATGGCTCTCTATTACCTTCAGGATCAAACTCCACACTGTACCTCTGCCTTCCTCATCTATCTTATTGCCCTATGTTCCAGGgccttgcacacagtaggtgcttaaacAATACTGCATTCCCATAGCCAATCTGTATTAGGGGCCTACTTTGCCAATTACTGGTTACCATGGACAAGGAACACTTAAGCCTTTTGTTTTTGGCACTTGCATTCCAATCaacataaatacaaattaattttttttttttgagatggagtcttgctgtgtcgcccaggctggagtgcagtggcataatctcggctcactgcaacctctgcctcctggtttcaagcgatttccctgtctcagcctccctagtagctgggactacaggcgcctgccagcatgcccagctactttttgtttttttgagacagagtctcactctgtcacccagggtgaagtgcagtggtgtgatctcagctcactgcaacctctgtctccagggttcaagtgattctcctgcctcaacctccccagtagctgggactacagggacacaccaccataccgagctaatttttgtgtttttagtagagacggggtttcaccatgttggccaggctggtctccaattcctaaccttaagtgatccgcccacctcggcctcccaaagtgctgggattacaggcatgagccaccatgcccggcctatactgttgttattcccattttagagatggggaaactaaggcttGGGAAAGGAAATTGACCTGCCAAGACCACAGAGCAAAGTAAAAGTGGGAAGCGGATCTGAATGCAGACCTAGTGGTCAGGCTGCCCTTGGAGAAAGGTGCATTCCTGATTCCATGTCCTGCTTTGAGGCCTGCTGGCCACGCCCCCCCATCCCACTCCCCAGATCACCCCCCTCACCTGTCTGCGCCAGCTGGGCCTGCCTGAGGGCATGTGCTGGGCACCTGTGGACGCACTTTGCAACAGCTGCAGCTGGGACTGGAGTCTGAAGAAGAGAGAGGGCTGCTAGGAGCTGGGCCCCCACACTCCTTgggctcctaggctcaagctaccACCTCCTTGGAATGTGCCCAGGATCTCGATCTCACCCAGCTGGGGCAGGGTTCGGGCAGAGATAGCAGGTCTCCACTCACGTGAACAAACTGTCTTCCAGGTTCCGGATTCGGGCCTGAGCCTGGCCCTCGGGTGACTGGGGGTCCTTCGAGGTGGGGTCTTCAGATGGCTCTGGCACTGCAGCTGCCCCATCCATTAGCCAACGTTCCCGGAGAGACTTCCTCTGGGCAGGGGAAGGGAGTTGGGGCTGGGCATATAGACTACCCCGGTCCATGTAAAGTCCCCTCCCGACCTCTGCAGGCTGGGCAGGTATCTTATCACCTCCTCACAACCACTTAGATGCGACACACATCAGGCTGGGATACATGGCCACAGTGCCCCCCAACGCTGCAAGTGGGCAGACATCCCTTGTTCCAAACCCTTCCAAAATGAAACGGGCACTTCCAAAATGAAATCAATGTCCCTCCCTACTGGCCCCTCCCTACCCCAAAGCTGGACTTCAGCTCCTCTCCATCTCCCCCAAATTGGGACAAACAGCATCACTGTCCCAGACTTTTCCCCAAATGGAACAAATGTCCCCATGACCACCTCACTTCGTCCCTGTCCCTCCCAGGCTGGGAAAGACATCCCCCGCCCCGGCCAAGCTGGAACCAACGCCCCCAACTGCCCGCTCCCCCCCAAAATTGGACAGAGGCTCCTATCGTCCCCCAAACCGACTCGCACAGACACCCCCCACTTCATTCCCCAGGCTAGGCAGGCGCCCCTGCCCGCCCCCAACCTTGAGACGCTCCACGCGGAGtttctcctcctccagctcccgGCGCGCGGCGCGGATCTCTTCCTGCAGCCGCCGCTTCTCCTGCGCACAGAGGACCCGGAGCTGCCCGCCGGCCGGGCGCGGCCTCCAccacctcctcttccctccctttcccctccctcctccgCGGGGCTCCCCGGAGCTCCCGGGGCTCCCGAGGCAGCGAGCCCGGCGGGGGCGGCCCAGCACGGGTCTGCACCCAGGGCGGGGAGGGGGCTGCGGAGGCGCTGACTCAGCGGCGGGCGGAgggtgggggggcggggcgggggcggggccggccgCGCCCGGGATGCTGCGGAGGCCTCGCCCGCGCCCAATGGGGGTCTGTGGATGGGGGGGTGTAGAGGGTGGGGCCTTGGGACAGCTATCGGGggaggggcagagctggggagCTCCGAGATACGAGGTTAAGAGAAATGGGGATCAAAGAGAGGGTgcggctggatgcggtggctcacgcctgtaatcccgggactttgggaggccgaggcggacagatcgcttgaggtcaggagttctagcctaccctggccaacatggtgaaaacccggctctactaaaaatacaaaaattagctgggcgtggtggcgcgcgcctgtaatcccagctaccggggaggctgaggcgggagaatctcttgaacccgggaggcggaggttgcagtgagcggagatcgcgccactgcactccagcctgggcgacagagcgagactccgtctcaaaaaaagaaaaaaggaggggagGGTGCTAGTGAGATGGGGGGTCCGAAATGGGGATGCAGCCATGGGAGCCCAGAGTAATGGAGTGTAGACATGGAATCTAGAGAGATGGGGTGCAGAGGTGGGGGTGCAGAGAGATGGGGTACAGAAGTGGGGTACAGTGAGATGGGGTACAGAAGTGGGGTGCAGATAGCTGGGGTATAGAAGTTGAGTTTGGAGAGATAGGGTACAGAAGTGGGATATAGAGAGATAGGGTGCAGGGAGATGGGGTTCCATAGATGGGGAATAAAAAGGAGCGTGCCAGTGAGATGGGGATCCAAAATGGGGGTGCAGCCATGGGGGTCCAGCGAGATGGGGTGCAGAGATGGGGATCAAAAGAAGGATGCTAGTGAGTAGTGAGATGGGAGTGCAGCCACGGGGTCCAGAGATACTGAGGTGTAGAGGTGGGGATCAGGGAGATGGGATACAGAGATAGGGGTCAGAAATATGGGGTACAGAGGTGGAGGTATGGATAGATGAGGTATGTAAGTGGGTGCGGAAAGTTGGGGTTCAGGGAGATGGAGGAGGGAAGGATGCAGGACAGAGATAGGATCAGAGTTACCACTCTGATGGTAACCAGACCCAGAGATGCGGGAGTCCAGAGAGACCAGGAAGTCAGGGATGAAAGTTCCCAAGGAAGGACTGTCAGGATGGGGGCTCCGAGGTAGGGAGATTTGAGAGATAGCGGTCTGATAAACGGCGGTCCGAGAGATGCGGCTCAGGCATGGggtttttgggaggctgaggttcagGAATGAGGCATAGACGATGCAGACTCTGGAAGTGTGGGAGCCACAAGTCCCCATTCTGAGGGTGGTAGTGACCAGACAGGAACTGGGGGGCAGAGAGGGCTGAGAATTGGTGTGGGGAGCCCTGGGCGGGGCTGGAGCTGAGGGCGCTCTCCGCAGAGATGacggagagaggaggagggagcatGGGGGAAAGTTTGGGGATGCCCAGGGCGCGGGGAGGGCGTCACTTACAGCGATTACTTCTAGCCGCTGCCGGTAGAGGGAGCTCTCCGCCATGGGCCTGTTGGGAGAGGGCAGGGGCTTCGAGGGGCTCCCAGAGACCGCACCCGTCTTGAACACCCCTCTCTTGGCCAAGATCCCTGAGCAGTAGGGAAATTGCCCCGAGCCCAGCACTTTGCCTCTGTTTCCCCTTTGCACCTGGGAAGAGTCTGGGCGGGGAGCGAGGGTCTTGGGAGGGGAACTGAGCAGTGACCATGACTGGTGAGGCTAAAGCCCTTCCTAAATCTGGCTttgcctctctcagcctcagtttcctcatctgtaagatgggtaGGAATAGCTTGACCACCCTGTCCTCGCCACCCCCGATCTCAGAGGACCCTTGCAAGGAGCTATTCATGCAGGGAAAAGCTTAGGATACAGTGCTACAAAAATTGTCCCATTGTTTATGAATAATCATAATTTATATAATTCCATGATGAATAATATGTATGATTAATTATAATAACCATCTCCAGTCTGACGTGCAGAAACTCTCAAATGCCACCAGGCCCCTAACAGGCTGTGtgcctctttctcttcccagtCCCAcgccctctctggacctcagctcCTACCCAGAATTTCTCAAGCGCTGAGGGGGTAAGCGAGTCTGTGGCCCTCCCACTGTTGCCATGGTAACTCCAGAGCTGCCTCCTCCACTTGCTAACCCCCCTCCCTGGGGACAAGGATCACTGGGTTACTCTGCCTAGGACTGGACTCtgagctgggaggagggggaCTTGCCATTTAAGGTTTAACTCGAGATTCCCCTGTCGTTGTCTTCCTCAAAACATCTctacttctcagcttccagagtggCCTCTGGACCCACTTACGCTCCCCCTGGAAGCTGGAGGGTGACTGTCATACTGCAAGATGATTAGGGGGCAGTCAGTGTCACACCAACCTTATCAACACAGACATGCATTGGGCACCCCTGCCTATGTCGCTATGTTGACCATGTGTCACAGGCCAGTATCTAGAAAGCGATGTCTCTGCCTGTCATCTCCACCACCCGGCATGGACGGGCGCTGATCAaaccctcaaacatttattaatttgaacAGTCACCCTACTGGGTAAGCCTCATTGCCCGAACTCCAGCTAGGACCTCCCAGATCTTCTGCGGCCACAACGTGAAGGCATAATAGCACTTATAGtgctatatatatgatatatatatatatactatatatagcatATAGTGTTCTAAGTGCCCTATGGGGTTTCCGCTGGGTTCCCacagccacctctgcctccccctcCCTGCCTCTATCATGACACAGTGGAGTCAACTCTTTGCTGAGTTGACATTCCAGCTAAGAACAAAATCAACCAACCATTAGCTAGCCCATAACACATGCCAGGTGCAATGTAATTCATTGAATCCTCCCAACGACTCTAGGAGGTAAGCTATATGAATGTGTCCATTTTatggatgggaaaactgaggttctGAGAAGTGGCAGCAGTGTCCAAGGTCATGGAGCCAAGATCAGAACTTGAAGCTGTCAGATCCAAAATACTGAGAACACAGCTGGTGAGGGGGCGGGGGTGCAGGTCTAGGAACCCCCATCAAGGTAGGTAAGAGATCAGCCTGGAGACCCTGAATGCTGTTTGGGGCCAGGAATTGAAgtcatg is a genomic window containing:
- the PALM3 gene encoding paralemmin-3, which codes for MALQSQVWSLATPMPMAESSLYRQRLEVIAEKRRLQEEIRAARRELEEEKLRVERLKRKSLRERWLMDGAAAVPEPSEDPTSKDPQSPEGQAQARIRNLEDSLFTLQSQLQLLQSASTGAQHMPSGRPSWRRQGHRPLSQSIVEAVSVGQTDLNKRASLPAGLVGTPPESPSEPREDVMGFLPAPRQVPRAAGDSSEANGPCPSPIPTPEQGLSQRAVPSEGQVGEAKGGGVVSVVWEGLRATDDCATGATGPELEAKVEEVVLEAIGDRKGAGSLELPAWVKEERGIVEVVWEGVGGSDAEAVGEVGTVPEVVQTSLPRLQERLEAAASIEGEDVPRGSPEGDGQGGSGGEEGSFIWVERVTLSEEWEELLVEGLEGPEVAGRERGDESPLGAEGAETGGGEETWEAEKRKAEESMGVGSEEKPGTGRDGAEMSPVVERKGGEKKLELESRGGAEKLGTEREGVEEPLGVERKAEGHLRAEKEGDEEKRGAEEEEVEEPLGVEKKGGEEEPEATEEPLEAERKGGEETLEAERKGGEETLEAEKRGGEESLETEKTQGTEGDLNLEQQGSREGSESQAEEVNEAGPPLEANTETRPEEEGPQPQEKPVGAPEEEGVKPQTAAEGQGPLGDATPLLAETPAPEQPTECQPLLQGEGPSANPSAHPVPTYAPAQQPEPSAPTEGEEASGPKQKTCQCCEVM